The following proteins come from a genomic window of Trinickia caryophylli:
- a CDS encoding type VI secretion system protein yields MTAVFFALLAVGTLLGLVAALLIWRARAKGPSQAADTEGRLGRWIGSLVAALDYASTRRAWRYRLPWVLVLGEPGSGKTSLVLSASDLLQPQPDERYASLGIADASWSVMTGGALVDVAGQAWASAGPAGPRRTAGEEQASGATGGSASATSAGATAAVPPDSQKSRWGTLLGKLVDLRPERPVDAVILTVSARMLLGADLAELERSAAGAYRRLCDLQDTFGFVLPVSVVVTQCDRVDGFPAFWRAQPAGLLGQIFGWSASGLARNDTPAEWCEAAFATVGDELRALQIDAAARDEDPSSAEARDGMLLFPTFLQALEAPLGQWLSTAFRATLDRPGHLFRGIFFTGDIEGSGVAPRRDVSFVTGLLKDKVFAERGNARVVRASAWSRNRYLRGFQIAALTVAAVLAVGLGASAVTLHDKVARLDRALVQLRGEPAYAGGVCPSAGKISSLLLAVRELDTASFHWANPWSWFGQPLRRGAAQVVAGHVFADVILPGLACRLSVRAQNLLANGQAPLAAHQAASANLREARSTLTVQLRALTELEAGLATYEEVAKPFSGAATEDDLRRFARLLNFAYGLPASLVRPEETGSILAASLSWASTDARPTLPDDAARNYARQLGQMETRLRDALVLEAGAGQQLLLELGRGRGDAAAQTNELVWWLTWTRDNWLGRMSANAPRNLCAQLRADLAQQVRQLVLTDASSGHGAAGTAAAASPYNALLDETATIFSPQRCDVPVYARLDAIAVPPYDPLIVHTQGERAFNPAFTNEFAGLMALAKLPFMQVGHLREPFVCDAAALGWDADALGDATAYIAQYRGFRQRFGLAQGAAGPQPLYAQIASRQLESALNHALNRAQRPKPKGSNVWPAQSGTNALAPAPFDEQALAQTSRDLAGGLGTLVSIERAYQAFGFAGSFAALSGCLQQFADNRLSTVGSLAVQSQLYRPAASDTGPEFFDLGTIDATRDYLARQVARAQVLASYAAPFVTLAQNSGTARGNDPRMQTTAYWSNSIAEVNRYVPSNDPASEMGQLATLFVDRLNGMTAQNCGARLQNLAGASGANNLFASVRRNLIGYTELRCQGSDADAFSQLFALFDATLAGRYPFGESGAPEASLAAVRDFFAQYDLQSATLRAKLPMLPRPQQAPVRTFLDRLDEARRFLAATLRADGSLAVRVQPTFNVRPASERGADQIVRWQLSTAAQSAAYPNSVAALDWLAGQPLTLELTWADLSRFAPYVDPGVPDAPAVEGRRATFSAQGNWALMRVVQGHAADRGASPADGITLRFTVPIVVAEGAPVDASAGAAARRGPRPAATSFAQLMLNLRLEGTDPTSHAAVALKLPVFPARSPTLQPAASALRTSAGGPPIPSVPPLPPLQTLPPAVDVQTSSAASAD; encoded by the coding sequence GTGACCGCCGTATTTTTCGCGCTGCTTGCCGTGGGCACCTTGCTCGGGCTCGTCGCCGCCTTGCTGATCTGGCGGGCGCGAGCCAAGGGGCCGTCACAGGCAGCGGATACGGAAGGCCGTCTCGGACGTTGGATCGGCTCGCTCGTCGCCGCGCTCGACTATGCGAGCACGCGGCGCGCGTGGCGCTATCGGCTGCCGTGGGTGCTTGTGCTCGGGGAACCTGGCTCGGGCAAGACGAGCCTCGTGCTCTCTGCGAGCGATCTGCTGCAGCCGCAACCCGACGAGCGTTATGCATCGCTCGGCATCGCAGATGCAAGCTGGTCCGTGATGACCGGCGGCGCGCTTGTGGATGTGGCCGGGCAGGCATGGGCGAGTGCAGGGCCAGCGGGGCCGCGGCGCACAGCAGGCGAGGAGCAGGCCTCCGGCGCTACGGGAGGCTCGGCCTCTGCGACGTCGGCCGGGGCAACGGCGGCCGTGCCGCCGGACTCTCAAAAGTCGCGCTGGGGAACCTTGCTCGGCAAACTCGTGGATTTGCGCCCGGAGCGGCCCGTCGACGCCGTGATACTGACGGTTTCCGCGCGCATGTTGCTCGGCGCCGACCTGGCAGAGCTCGAGCGATCGGCTGCCGGGGCCTACCGTCGCCTTTGCGATCTGCAGGACACGTTCGGTTTCGTGCTGCCGGTAAGCGTGGTCGTGACGCAGTGCGATCGCGTCGACGGTTTCCCCGCGTTCTGGCGCGCGCAGCCGGCCGGCTTGCTCGGCCAGATATTCGGCTGGTCCGCGTCCGGGCTTGCGCGCAACGACACGCCGGCCGAATGGTGCGAAGCCGCGTTTGCCACGGTCGGCGATGAACTGCGCGCGCTGCAGATCGACGCGGCGGCGCGCGACGAAGATCCGTCGAGCGCCGAGGCGCGCGACGGCATGCTGCTCTTTCCCACATTCCTGCAGGCCCTCGAGGCGCCGCTCGGGCAATGGCTGAGCACGGCTTTCCGGGCGACGCTCGACCGTCCGGGGCATCTCTTTCGCGGGATTTTCTTTACCGGCGACATCGAAGGCAGCGGCGTGGCGCCGCGCCGCGACGTGTCGTTCGTCACCGGGTTGCTCAAGGACAAGGTCTTCGCCGAGCGCGGCAACGCACGCGTGGTTCGCGCCTCCGCGTGGTCGCGCAACCGCTACCTGCGCGGGTTCCAGATCGCGGCGCTGACAGTGGCCGCCGTGCTCGCGGTGGGCCTCGGCGCTTCGGCGGTTACACTGCACGACAAGGTCGCGCGTCTCGATCGCGCGCTCGTGCAACTGCGCGGCGAGCCTGCCTATGCCGGCGGGGTGTGTCCGAGTGCGGGCAAGATCTCTTCGCTGCTGCTGGCCGTGCGCGAACTCGATACGGCGTCGTTTCACTGGGCCAACCCGTGGAGCTGGTTCGGTCAGCCGCTACGCAGAGGGGCGGCACAGGTGGTGGCGGGGCACGTATTTGCGGATGTGATCCTGCCGGGGCTCGCGTGCCGCTTGTCCGTGCGCGCGCAAAATCTGCTCGCCAATGGCCAGGCCCCTTTGGCTGCGCACCAGGCCGCGAGCGCTAATCTGCGCGAGGCACGCTCGACGCTGACCGTGCAGTTGCGCGCGCTGACCGAGCTGGAGGCGGGCCTCGCGACGTACGAAGAGGTGGCCAAGCCGTTCTCGGGGGCGGCAACGGAAGACGACCTCAGGCGTTTCGCCCGGCTGCTCAATTTCGCGTACGGTTTGCCGGCATCGCTCGTTCGCCCCGAGGAGACCGGCAGCATTCTCGCGGCTTCGCTGAGCTGGGCGTCGACCGACGCGCGGCCGACGCTGCCCGACGACGCCGCTCGAAACTACGCCCGACAACTCGGGCAAATGGAGACCAGGCTGCGCGATGCGCTCGTTCTGGAGGCCGGCGCGGGGCAGCAACTGTTGCTCGAGCTGGGCCGGGGGCGGGGCGACGCGGCTGCGCAGACGAACGAACTCGTCTGGTGGCTCACGTGGACGCGCGACAACTGGCTCGGGCGGATGTCGGCCAACGCCCCCCGGAATCTCTGTGCGCAACTGCGCGCCGACCTCGCGCAACAGGTCCGCCAACTCGTGTTGACGGATGCGTCGTCGGGGCACGGCGCGGCAGGCACCGCGGCGGCGGCCTCGCCCTATAACGCATTGCTCGACGAGACCGCCACGATCTTTTCGCCACAGCGTTGCGACGTGCCCGTGTATGCGAGGCTCGATGCGATTGCGGTACCGCCATACGATCCGCTGATCGTTCATACGCAGGGCGAACGTGCCTTCAATCCGGCATTTACGAACGAATTCGCAGGCTTGATGGCATTGGCGAAGCTGCCGTTCATGCAAGTGGGCCATCTTCGCGAGCCTTTCGTCTGCGACGCCGCTGCGTTGGGCTGGGACGCGGACGCGCTCGGCGACGCAACCGCATACATCGCCCAATATCGTGGTTTCCGGCAACGCTTCGGGCTGGCGCAAGGCGCGGCCGGCCCGCAACCGCTCTATGCGCAGATCGCCTCGCGGCAGCTCGAAAGCGCGCTCAATCACGCACTCAATCGTGCGCAGCGGCCCAAGCCGAAAGGCTCGAACGTATGGCCGGCGCAAAGCGGCACGAACGCGCTCGCGCCAGCGCCATTCGACGAGCAGGCGCTCGCGCAGACGAGCCGTGACCTTGCAGGCGGACTCGGCACGCTGGTTTCGATCGAGCGCGCCTATCAGGCGTTCGGTTTCGCGGGCAGTTTTGCGGCGCTCTCCGGCTGCCTGCAGCAGTTCGCCGACAACCGGTTGTCGACGGTCGGCAGCCTCGCGGTGCAAAGTCAGCTCTATCGGCCGGCCGCGAGCGATACGGGCCCCGAGTTCTTCGATCTCGGCACCATCGATGCGACGCGCGATTATCTGGCTCGTCAGGTCGCGCGTGCCCAGGTGTTGGCTTCGTACGCGGCTCCGTTCGTTACGCTTGCGCAAAACTCCGGTACGGCGCGCGGCAACGACCCGCGCATGCAGACCACCGCGTATTGGAGCAACTCTATCGCCGAGGTGAACCGCTATGTGCCGTCGAACGATCCGGCGAGCGAGATGGGGCAGCTCGCGACATTGTTCGTGGACCGCCTGAACGGCATGACGGCGCAAAACTGCGGAGCGCGTCTGCAAAACCTCGCGGGCGCTTCCGGAGCGAACAACCTCTTTGCATCGGTACGTCGAAACCTGATCGGCTACACGGAGTTGCGCTGCCAGGGCAGCGATGCCGATGCGTTCTCGCAGCTCTTCGCTCTCTTCGATGCGACGCTGGCCGGACGTTACCCGTTCGGAGAAAGTGGCGCGCCCGAAGCTTCGCTCGCGGCCGTGCGGGACTTCTTCGCGCAGTACGACCTGCAAAGTGCGACGCTGCGCGCGAAGCTTCCGATGTTGCCGAGGCCGCAGCAGGCACCGGTGCGAACCTTCCTCGACCGGCTCGACGAAGCGCGGAGATTCCTCGCCGCGACATTGCGCGCAGACGGCAGCCTGGCCGTGCGTGTGCAGCCGACGTTCAACGTTCGGCCCGCCAGCGAGCGGGGCGCCGATCAGATCGTGAGATGGCAACTGAGCACCGCGGCGCAGTCCGCCGCCTATCCGAACAGCGTGGCGGCGCTCGACTGGCTGGCCGGACAGCCGCTGACGCTCGAGCTGACGTGGGCCGACCTGTCACGGTTCGCACCCTACGTCGATCCCGGTGTGCCGGATGCGCCGGCGGTAGAAGGGCGCCGGGCGACGTTCTCGGCCCAGGGCAATTGGGCGCTCATGCGGGTCGTGCAGGGCCATGCCGCGGATCGCGGCGCCTCGCCAGCGGACGGCATCACGTTGCGCTTCACCGTGCCGATCGTCGTCGCCGAGGGCGCGCCGGTCGACGCATCTGCGGGCGCGGCGGCCAGGCGGGGGCCGCGCCCGGCGGCAACGAGCTTCGCGCAGCTGATGCTCAACCTGCGGCTCGAGGGCACGGACCCGACGAGCCACGCGGCTGTCGCGCTGAAGCTGCCGGTGTTTCCGGCGAGGTCGCCGACTTTGCAGCCTGCCGCATCGGCGCTGCGCACATCGGCGGGCGGGCCGCCGATCCCGAGCGTGCCTCCGCTGCCGCCCTTGCAAACGCTGCCGCCCGCTGTCGACGTTCAGACGTCGAGTGCCGCGTCGGCCGATTGA
- the tssA gene encoding type VI secretion system protein TssA, which yields MSDALEYANSFLLGRYGIDCARVFAPIDAHAPQGDMLRGTPLWQSIRRAREADDASLPQGAWVKRLKRAEWDEVARAALDALATRSKDLQLAVWLAEALLREHGFTGLAAGTVIIDGLCRRYWRTLYPMPSSDEQEYEHRANLVRWFNEKLLVPARLVPLTSGAAEPDAEGSPRAFAWADFAQSRQARHALQGSARERAEHDERDDGPQAAELAQALAATSNDALVAAHRALDCCNQALAELDATLDACFERNAPGVGQLAGLLGEIAAFVAAELDRRGLLPAGEAADATGTSAGPAGSGGHGDDGIGIGIAEPDGCAAPDEQAPEPARAAGENAAIDARGSEADQERRHLCAPALATRQRAYLQLAEAADLLAQLEPHSPVPYLVRRAIEWGALNTAQLYDTLFIRGQGQLNLFELLGIGVPQAEEAT from the coding sequence ATGAGCGATGCGCTCGAGTACGCAAACAGCTTTCTTCTCGGCCGATACGGGATCGATTGCGCGCGCGTCTTCGCCCCGATCGATGCCCACGCGCCGCAGGGCGACATGCTGCGCGGCACGCCGCTTTGGCAGAGCATTCGCCGCGCGCGCGAAGCGGACGATGCCTCGCTGCCCCAGGGGGCCTGGGTGAAGCGGCTCAAGCGGGCCGAGTGGGACGAAGTGGCAAGGGCTGCACTCGATGCGCTGGCCACGCGCAGCAAGGACTTGCAACTGGCGGTATGGCTTGCCGAAGCTTTGCTGCGCGAGCATGGCTTCACCGGCCTTGCGGCCGGCACCGTCATCATCGACGGGCTGTGCCGGCGCTATTGGCGAACGCTGTACCCGATGCCGTCCTCGGACGAACAGGAGTACGAGCATCGTGCGAACCTCGTGCGCTGGTTCAACGAGAAGCTGCTTGTGCCGGCGCGGCTCGTGCCGCTGACCTCGGGGGCGGCCGAGCCCGATGCCGAGGGCAGCCCCCGGGCCTTCGCATGGGCTGATTTTGCGCAGTCGCGCCAAGCGCGGCATGCGCTCCAAGGCAGCGCGCGCGAGCGCGCCGAGCACGACGAGCGCGATGACGGGCCCCAAGCCGCCGAATTGGCGCAAGCGCTCGCGGCCACCTCGAACGATGCGCTCGTCGCAGCACATCGTGCGCTCGATTGCTGCAACCAGGCGCTGGCCGAGCTGGACGCGACGCTCGACGCGTGTTTCGAACGCAACGCTCCCGGTGTTGGCCAGCTTGCGGGGCTGCTCGGTGAAATTGCCGCGTTCGTCGCCGCGGAGCTTGATCGCAGAGGCCTGCTGCCGGCCGGAGAAGCGGCCGACGCAACGGGTACATCGGCCGGCCCCGCAGGCAGCGGGGGGCATGGAGACGATGGCATCGGCATCGGCATCGCCGAGCCCGATGGCTGCGCGGCGCCCGACGAGCAAGCGCCGGAGCCCGCGCGGGCGGCCGGCGAGAATGCGGCCATCGATGCCCGCGGTTCCGAAGCAGATCAGGAGCGCCGGCACCTGTGTGCGCCGGCGCTTGCCACGCGTCAGCGCGCGTACCTGCAGCTTGCCGAGGCGGCCGATTTGCTGGCGCAGCTCGAACCGCACAGCCCTGTTCCCTATCTCGTGCGCCGCGCGATCGAATGGGGGGCGCTCAACACGGCACAGCTGTACGACACGTTGTTCATTCGCGGTCAGGGACAACTCAACCTGTTCGAACTGCTCGGCATTGGCGTGCCGCAGGCAGAGGAGGCCACGTGA
- a CDS encoding DUF6150 family protein has translation MARIYQAESMGMADVRIALVRDRARADLLACRVSSYGMATGDARWFITTDRAQATVTAYFCDEGSANLRVCFVSSLGEAGWLRLHRLQGRLG, from the coding sequence ATGGCGCGCATCTATCAGGCCGAGTCGATGGGGATGGCCGACGTGCGGATCGCGCTCGTCCGCGACCGGGCGCGCGCGGACCTGCTCGCGTGCCGCGTATCGAGCTACGGCATGGCGACGGGGGATGCAAGATGGTTTATTACGACCGATCGGGCGCAGGCGACGGTCACTGCCTATTTTTGTGATGAAGGTTCGGCGAATTTGCGCGTCTGTTTCGTCTCGTCGCTTGGCGAAGCCGGCTGGCTCAGGCTGCATCGGCTGCAGGGGCGACTGGGATGA
- a CDS encoding SPOR domain-containing protein has product MLKPVFLLLLVLFGAAMFAAGALAPAHVKAPLEAFASKVAARLPVGAGRQPAKAADTGIARTGTVTHAAAPAGATSPASGVVYAASAPMADLLVPAVPPAKAHYALQAASFESGDAAGALAAELAARGHRTVVVPVSDADHPFIVAVGDFPTPEAARAQQFALGEELKSVTLAPVIMLPAAH; this is encoded by the coding sequence ATGCTCAAACCCGTCTTCCTGTTGCTGCTCGTTTTATTCGGCGCCGCGATGTTCGCGGCCGGCGCGCTGGCTCCGGCACACGTCAAGGCGCCACTGGAAGCGTTCGCCTCGAAGGTCGCCGCGCGGCTGCCTGTCGGGGCGGGACGGCAGCCCGCCAAGGCCGCCGATACCGGCATCGCCCGCACGGGCACCGTCACGCATGCCGCCGCGCCTGCGGGCGCCACCTCGCCCGCGTCGGGTGTCGTCTATGCCGCCTCCGCACCGATGGCCGATCTGCTCGTGCCGGCCGTGCCGCCCGCCAAGGCGCACTACGCCCTGCAGGCCGCCAGTTTCGAATCGGGCGATGCAGCCGGCGCATTGGCAGCGGAGCTTGCCGCGCGCGGGCATCGCACCGTCGTCGTCCCCGTGAGCGATGCCGACCATCCATTCATCGTCGCCGTCGGCGATTTTCCGACGCCCGAGGCCGCGCGCGCTCAGCAGTTCGCCCTCGGAGAGGAACTCAAATCAGTGACACTCGCGCCCGTCATCATGCTGCCGGCCGCGCATTGA
- a CDS encoding GNAT family N-acetyltransferase — translation MMDRVADLDCDALPAVDECRASDVRATDCGPNPSLDTAEDGAPWMSMRDVCSELHAPEPLGDTLAGPAWADVWARAIVFFWQTEHDAGMLDSSESVVILDFAPGSGALAWLMRLAIDEQLQRSTLPALRVCYIACTNSETDAEALRSSERLNRPVGGDLFRVAHWHIEEGAIRLAARGDYAWAHGVRAGPLASINVSANPAVVLGAGFFGCLPADLFAACNGEWIEGRARFEAAADAPGGRRLNYQCQPAGPGEGALQCGPPWDALIEHYRRHLVNAPVLLPTEAFTFVKALRQTIAGRYLLLACDVAACSENEIRDGALAPPQPWVSAVSGLPVNYHALAWHEDGAWCGTRRVDEGGLALYAAWSRGGMPPSRRASGEMDAILSGWSPFDAGRLARAAATVPDDASFDMALALLRTSRFDPRVLGAIGGRVQGGMPLRPESRLAWGTALERAWRAFLPHARAEDVELGIGSAAMALDRWDIARDAFAGALARGGEPLAAHYYLAFSLASSGRLQEALHHARRACAIDPNHAACRALEEELSERVRRRSSFDWYRPECARDGSLSIEPLGPEHARALTEYVGPPHIALMANLETLDDEEQALAWIDTETRREAKMNCAIVDERFGFVGIVSLFRAATSGDFYFWLRADLQGKGMGVRAARCLFSMAHAAGVTDFFTTVYEGNGYSERALARLGFRRLPIREDSNANVGYFHRTAQRVEGNPDLDVADIIRRLLRYCDEIGQPLRLCGHAAAGR, via the coding sequence ATGATGGACCGCGTAGCTGACCTCGATTGCGATGCATTGCCGGCCGTCGACGAATGCCGTGCATCAGATGTTCGCGCGACGGACTGCGGACCGAACCCGTCGCTCGATACGGCGGAGGACGGCGCCCCCTGGATGTCGATGAGAGACGTGTGCTCCGAACTGCATGCGCCCGAGCCGCTCGGCGATACGTTGGCGGGGCCCGCATGGGCCGACGTCTGGGCACGGGCGATCGTGTTTTTCTGGCAGACCGAACATGACGCCGGGATGCTCGATTCGTCGGAGTCCGTTGTCATACTCGATTTCGCTCCAGGCAGCGGTGCGCTCGCATGGCTGATGCGGCTCGCGATCGACGAGCAGTTGCAACGCAGCACGTTGCCGGCGCTGCGCGTGTGCTATATCGCCTGCACGAACAGCGAAACGGATGCCGAGGCACTGCGCTCGAGCGAACGATTGAATCGGCCGGTCGGCGGGGATCTGTTTCGCGTCGCGCATTGGCACATCGAGGAGGGGGCGATACGGTTGGCCGCTCGCGGTGACTACGCGTGGGCCCATGGCGTGCGAGCCGGGCCGCTCGCCTCGATAAACGTATCGGCGAATCCCGCCGTCGTACTCGGCGCGGGCTTCTTTGGCTGCCTGCCGGCCGATCTCTTCGCGGCGTGCAATGGCGAATGGATCGAGGGGCGAGCACGCTTCGAGGCCGCCGCCGACGCGCCGGGCGGTCGGCGCTTGAACTACCAGTGTCAACCGGCGGGCCCGGGCGAGGGCGCACTGCAATGCGGGCCACCGTGGGACGCACTGATCGAACACTACCGGCGCCACCTCGTCAATGCGCCCGTCTTGCTGCCGACCGAAGCATTCACGTTCGTGAAAGCGTTGCGACAAACGATTGCCGGCCGCTATCTGCTGCTTGCGTGCGATGTCGCCGCCTGTTCCGAAAACGAGATCCGCGATGGCGCGCTGGCGCCGCCGCAGCCGTGGGTGTCGGCGGTGAGCGGACTTCCCGTCAACTACCACGCGCTGGCGTGGCACGAAGACGGGGCATGGTGCGGCACCAGACGCGTCGACGAAGGCGGACTCGCGCTCTACGCGGCATGGAGCCGAGGCGGAATGCCCCCTTCCCGTCGGGCGAGCGGCGAGATGGACGCGATCCTCAGCGGCTGGTCCCCGTTTGACGCGGGCCGGTTGGCGCGGGCTGCGGCCACTGTCCCGGACGACGCTTCGTTCGACATGGCGCTCGCGTTGCTCCGGACGTCGCGGTTCGATCCGCGCGTACTGGGCGCGATCGGAGGGCGCGTGCAGGGGGGCATGCCGTTGCGGCCCGAGTCGCGTCTTGCCTGGGGCACCGCACTCGAGCGTGCGTGGCGGGCATTCCTGCCGCATGCGCGTGCGGAGGACGTCGAGTTGGGAATCGGCTCGGCAGCGATGGCGCTCGATCGCTGGGACATCGCGCGCGACGCTTTCGCGGGCGCTCTGGCACGCGGCGGCGAGCCGCTCGCCGCACATTACTACCTCGCCTTCAGCCTCGCTTCGAGCGGGCGCCTGCAAGAAGCGCTGCACCATGCGCGGCGTGCGTGTGCCATCGATCCCAACCACGCGGCGTGCCGCGCGCTCGAGGAGGAACTGAGCGAGCGCGTGCGGCGCCGCTCTTCGTTCGATTGGTACCGTCCCGAATGCGCGCGCGACGGCAGCTTGTCGATCGAGCCGCTCGGCCCCGAACATGCGCGCGCGCTGACGGAGTACGTTGGGCCGCCGCATATCGCCCTGATGGCCAACCTCGAGACCTTGGACGACGAAGAGCAGGCGCTCGCCTGGATCGACACCGAAACGCGGCGCGAGGCCAAGATGAATTGCGCCATCGTCGACGAGCGGTTCGGGTTCGTCGGCATAGTCAGTCTCTTTCGAGCGGCGACGTCGGGCGACTTCTATTTCTGGCTGCGAGCCGACCTGCAGGGCAAGGGTATGGGCGTACGCGCGGCACGGTGCCTGTTCTCGATGGCGCATGCGGCCGGGGTGACCGATTTCTTCACGACGGTGTACGAAGGCAACGGGTATTCGGAACGTGCATTGGCGCGGCTCGGATTTCGCCGCCTTCCGATCCGGGAAGACAGCAACGCCAACGTTGGCTACTTTCATCGAACGGCGCAGCGGGTGGAGGGCAACCCGGACCTCGACGTCGCCGATATCATCCGCCGACTCCTGCGGTATTGCGACGAGATCGGCCAACCGCTGCGGCTGTGCGGCCATGCGGCGGCGGGGCGATGA
- a CDS encoding TonB-dependent receptor, whose product MAASEADQTLPTVVVKAAVPLEEPTQPYAGGQVAQGGRVGLLGSKSVMDTPFSVTNYTSKRMEDQEAATLADVLTKDPSIRLTGQTGGVTDSFYIRGFPINEGNLSEFAFDGVYGVVPNYHVFTEYVERVDVLKGPAAFLYGMSPNSGVGGVVNIVPKRPLAKDLTRFTTDYTSDSQVGGHVDISRRFGSDRQFGVRFNGLHRQGGTPLDNQSSRAEVGALSLDYQGEKFRATLDVIEQYQWTDAPSRPFLVASGVQVPSAADGRRNVTQSWGWWKSYDQSTLLHAEYDIAKNVTVFADAGGAKTDVARLSDQTPTIVDAAGDTRSTPQNWKFQVNRWSADTGVRAKFETGPVAHAVTLQWSIYHDRLAQASNSGSAILSNLYAPVASPAQAIASPSSVPKVSASQLTGVALADTLSILDGRVQLTAGVRQQQVESDNFSAATGAKTSSYDKSAVTPLVGIVFKPAQNVSLYANYIEGLSKGDIAPAVASNAGQVFAPYKTKQQEVGVKVDFRNVMATLAAFRITKPSGQLSGTVYGVDGEQRNQGLELTLAGEPIKGIRVLGGVTLLDAELTRTASAATVGNRPVGVPAWMANVGTEWDLPWVAGLTLTGGINFTGREYVNQANTQSVPAWATVDFGTRYTTSLHGKSTTFRAGLLNAFNRKYWSGVASFGTISLGAPRTLFASATVDF is encoded by the coding sequence ATGGCCGCGAGCGAAGCCGATCAGACATTGCCAACAGTCGTGGTCAAGGCCGCAGTGCCCCTGGAGGAGCCCACCCAGCCTTACGCGGGCGGCCAGGTGGCGCAGGGCGGCCGAGTCGGGTTGCTCGGCAGCAAGAGCGTCATGGATACGCCGTTCAGCGTAACCAACTACACGTCGAAGCGCATGGAAGATCAGGAGGCCGCCACGCTTGCCGACGTATTGACGAAAGATCCGTCCATTCGTCTCACGGGGCAAACGGGTGGCGTGACCGATTCCTTTTATATTCGCGGTTTTCCGATCAATGAGGGAAATCTCAGCGAATTCGCATTTGACGGCGTTTATGGCGTTGTCCCCAACTATCACGTATTCACCGAATATGTCGAGCGGGTCGACGTGCTCAAAGGGCCGGCCGCATTCCTGTATGGCATGTCGCCGAACAGCGGCGTGGGCGGCGTGGTCAATATCGTGCCCAAGCGTCCGCTCGCGAAAGATCTGACGCGTTTCACCACTGACTACACGTCGGACTCGCAGGTCGGTGGCCATGTCGATATCAGCCGGCGCTTCGGCAGCGACCGACAGTTCGGCGTGCGCTTCAACGGACTGCATCGCCAGGGCGGCACGCCGCTCGACAATCAATCGTCGCGTGCGGAGGTCGGCGCATTGTCGCTCGACTATCAGGGCGAGAAATTCCGCGCGACCCTCGACGTGATCGAGCAATATCAGTGGACCGATGCGCCGTCCCGCCCGTTCCTGGTGGCATCGGGCGTTCAGGTGCCGTCCGCCGCCGACGGCCGGCGCAACGTCACCCAATCGTGGGGATGGTGGAAGTCGTACGATCAGTCGACGCTGCTGCACGCCGAATACGACATCGCCAAAAACGTGACCGTGTTCGCCGATGCAGGCGGGGCGAAGACCGACGTCGCGCGCCTTTCCGACCAGACGCCGACGATTGTCGACGCCGCGGGCGATACCCGCTCGACACCCCAGAACTGGAAGTTCCAGGTCAACCGCTGGAGCGCCGATACCGGCGTGCGCGCGAAGTTCGAGACGGGCCCCGTCGCGCATGCCGTCACGCTGCAGTGGAGCATCTACCACGATCGCCTTGCCCAGGCGAGCAATTCGGGCTCGGCGATCCTTTCGAACCTCTATGCGCCGGTTGCCAGCCCGGCGCAGGCCATCGCGTCGCCCTCGAGCGTTCCCAAGGTTTCCGCCTCCCAGCTCACGGGGGTCGCGCTGGCGGATACCCTGAGCATCCTCGACGGGCGTGTGCAACTCACGGCGGGCGTCCGTCAGCAGCAGGTCGAGTCAGACAACTTCAGCGCGGCCACGGGCGCGAAAACCTCCTCGTATGACAAGAGCGCCGTCACGCCGCTCGTCGGCATCGTGTTCAAGCCGGCTCAAAACGTCTCCCTGTATGCCAATTACATCGAGGGGCTCAGCAAGGGCGACATCGCGCCGGCCGTCGCCTCGAACGCGGGCCAGGTGTTCGCGCCGTACAAGACGAAGCAGCAGGAAGTCGGCGTGAAAGTCGACTTCAGGAACGTGATGGCAACGCTCGCGGCGTTCAGGATAACGAAGCCGAGCGGCCAGCTCTCCGGCACCGTCTACGGCGTGGACGGCGAGCAGCGCAATCAGGGGCTCGAACTCACGCTCGCGGGCGAGCCGATCAAAGGTATTCGCGTGCTCGGCGGCGTCACGCTGCTCGATGCCGAACTGACCAGGACAGCCAGTGCGGCGACCGTCGGCAACCGGCCAGTGGGCGTGCCGGCCTGGATGGCCAACGTCGGCACCGAATGGGACCTGCCTTGGGTGGCGGGCCTCACGCTGACGGGCGGGATCAACTTCACGGGGCGCGAGTACGTGAACCAGGCGAACACGCAGTCCGTTCCGGCCTGGGCGACCGTCGATTTCGGCACGCGGTACACGACCTCGCTCCACGGCAAGTCCACGACCTTCCGCGCGGGGCTGCTCAATGCGTTCAACCGCAAGTATTGGTCGGGCGTCGCGTCGTTCGGCACGATCTCGCTCGGTGCCCCGCGCACGCTGTTCGCTTCGGCAACGGTCGACTTCTAA